The following proteins come from a genomic window of Pseudomonas hygromyciniae:
- a CDS encoding L-fuconate dehydratase, translated as MSIRITHLSVRDIRFPTSRSLDGSDAMNSAPDYSASYVVLHTDSPEGMEGHGLTFTIGRGNEICVAAVQSLAPLIVGLTLEEITADMGRFWHNITVGDSQLRWLGPEKGVIHLATAAIVNAVWDLWAKTEAKPVWKLLADMTPEQLVACLDFSYVTDAITPEEAIALLRRQAPGKATREAQMLREGYPGYTTAPGWLGYSEEKMRRLAREAVADGWTHFKQKIGANLEDDMRRAAILREEIGWERTLMMDANQVWSVDESVANMRRLAAFDPWWIEEPTSPDDILGHATIRQRIAPIGVATGEHCHNRVMFKQMFQAQALDFCQLDAARLGGLNEVLIVLLMAAKFDVPVCPHGGGVGLCEYVQNISLFDYIAVSGSLQNRVLEYVDHLHEHFLEPVVIRNGRYMPPQRPGYSIEMTAETLERYQYPNGPVWIDLAQS; from the coding sequence ATGAGCATTCGAATCACCCACCTGAGCGTTCGCGACATTCGTTTCCCCACTTCCCGGTCACTCGATGGCTCTGACGCCATGAACAGCGCGCCAGACTATTCGGCGTCCTACGTGGTATTACACACCGATTCCCCAGAAGGCATGGAAGGCCATGGCCTGACCTTCACCATCGGCCGCGGCAATGAAATCTGTGTGGCCGCCGTGCAATCGCTGGCGCCACTGATCGTCGGCTTGACACTGGAAGAGATCACCGCCGACATGGGCCGCTTCTGGCACAACATCACCGTAGGTGACAGTCAGTTGCGCTGGCTGGGGCCGGAAAAGGGCGTGATACACCTTGCCACTGCCGCCATCGTCAACGCAGTGTGGGACCTGTGGGCCAAGACCGAAGCAAAGCCGGTGTGGAAACTGCTGGCAGACATGACACCCGAGCAACTCGTCGCCTGTCTGGACTTCAGCTATGTGACTGACGCAATCACGCCTGAAGAAGCCATCGCCCTGCTTCGTCGTCAGGCGCCCGGCAAAGCCACGCGTGAAGCTCAGATGCTGCGCGAAGGCTATCCCGGCTACACCACCGCCCCGGGCTGGCTGGGATACTCTGAAGAGAAAATGCGCCGGCTGGCCCGAGAAGCCGTAGCCGATGGCTGGACTCACTTCAAACAGAAAATCGGCGCCAACCTGGAAGACGACATGCGCCGCGCCGCGATCCTGCGCGAAGAAATTGGCTGGGAACGCACCTTGATGATGGACGCCAACCAAGTCTGGAGCGTTGATGAGTCGGTGGCAAACATGCGTCGCCTGGCCGCTTTCGATCCGTGGTGGATCGAAGAACCGACCAGCCCGGACGATATCCTCGGACACGCAACCATCCGCCAGCGCATTGCACCGATTGGCGTCGCTACCGGTGAACACTGCCATAACCGGGTAATGTTCAAACAGATGTTCCAGGCCCAGGCCCTGGATTTCTGCCAGTTGGACGCCGCGCGCCTGGGCGGTCTCAATGAAGTGTTGATCGTGTTGCTGATGGCCGCCAAGTTTGACGTGCCGGTATGCCCCCATGGCGGCGGCGTCGGTTTGTGCGAATACGTGCAGAACATCTCGCTGTTCGATTACATCGCGGTATCCGGCTCGCTGCAAAATCGTGTTCTGGAATACGTCGATCACTTGCACGAGCACTTCCTGGAACCCGTGGTGATTCGCAACGGCCGCTACATGCCCCCGCAACGGCCCGGCTACAGCATCGAAATGACTGCCGAAACGCTGGAACGCTACCAGTATCCCAATGGCCCGGTTTGGATTGATCTTGCCCAATCCTGA
- a CDS encoding MFS transporter — MTILSPIAVTQAPAACNEQRLTNLLLRRLMPLLVVVYVMSFLDRTNIALAKASMGIDLGLSAAAYGLGAGLFFLTYALFEVPSNLIMQKVGARFWITRIMITWGLLSTGMAFVQGETSFYVMRLLLGVAEAGLFPGVMLYLTYWFNREQRARATGYFLLGVCIANILSGPLGGALLQLDGWLGWHGWQWLFVLEGLPAVALAYVVWKKLPDGPASASWLSAADAREIQARLDAESDDAPQQTRLSQMLRDKQIWLAIAVYFVHQITIYTVIFFLPGIIGNYGSLTPLQIGLLTSVPWIAAALGAATFPRLATSPQRCRRILFFGLLTMSAGLLVASFSNSYIGLIGFSLTALMLFVVQSIIFVFPSSRLSGTALAGGLAFVTTCGLLGGFVGPSVMGLIEQTTGTTRNGLWVIAGLLVVAALVSTRLRQGQEQTAT; from the coding sequence ATGACAATCCTAAGCCCCATCGCCGTGACCCAGGCCCCTGCTGCCTGTAACGAGCAGCGCTTGACCAACCTGCTGTTGCGCAGACTGATGCCGCTGCTGGTCGTGGTCTATGTCATGAGCTTTCTGGACCGTACCAACATTGCCCTGGCCAAAGCCAGCATGGGCATCGACCTTGGGCTTTCCGCCGCGGCGTATGGCTTGGGCGCAGGGTTGTTCTTCCTGACCTACGCGCTGTTCGAAGTGCCCAGCAATCTGATCATGCAAAAGGTCGGCGCGCGATTCTGGATTACTCGCATCATGATCACCTGGGGCCTGCTCTCGACGGGCATGGCATTCGTCCAGGGTGAAACCTCGTTCTATGTCATGCGCCTGCTGCTGGGCGTCGCTGAAGCGGGCCTGTTTCCAGGTGTCATGCTTTACCTGACCTACTGGTTCAACCGCGAACAACGCGCCCGCGCCACGGGGTATTTTCTGCTCGGTGTTTGCATCGCCAATATTCTCAGTGGCCCGCTGGGCGGCGCCCTGTTGCAGCTCGACGGTTGGCTCGGCTGGCATGGCTGGCAGTGGTTGTTCGTACTGGAAGGTTTGCCAGCCGTGGCGCTGGCCTATGTAGTATGGAAGAAACTGCCCGACGGCCCCGCCTCCGCGTCCTGGTTGTCGGCGGCTGACGCTCGGGAAATCCAAGCGCGCTTGGATGCCGAGAGCGACGACGCCCCACAACAAACCCGCCTCAGTCAGATGTTGCGCGATAAGCAAATCTGGCTAGCGATCGCCGTCTACTTCGTGCACCAGATCACCATCTACACCGTGATCTTCTTCTTGCCCGGCATTATCGGCAATTACGGTTCATTGACACCGCTGCAAATCGGCCTGCTGACCTCCGTACCGTGGATCGCCGCCGCCCTGGGTGCCGCCACTTTTCCACGTCTGGCCACCTCACCGCAGCGGTGCCGACGCATTCTATTCTTTGGCCTGCTAACCATGTCGGCCGGACTGCTGGTGGCTTCGTTTTCCAATTCCTATATTGGCCTGATCGGTTTTTCACTGACGGCACTGATGCTGTTCGTCGTGCAGTCGATCATCTTTGTTTTCCCCTCCAGTCGCTTGAGTGGAACCGCCCTGGCGGGTGGCCTGGCGTTCGTCACAACGTGCGGTTTGTTGGGTGGCTTTGTCGGCCCATCAGTGATGGGGCTGATCGAACAGACGACAGGTACCACGCGCAATGGGTTGTGGGTAATTGCTGGCTTACTGGTCGTTGCGGCGCTGGTCAGCACGCGCTTGCGACAGGGCCAAGAGCAAACCGCTACTTGA
- the nhaA gene encoding Na+/H+ antiporter NhaA: MSLKSSRPDKPHGHRESPATRAFFSRFLAAESAGGLILMAVALIALLVANSPLAGIYFSSLHVKVVGLSIEHWINDGLMAVFFMLVGLEIKREMLVGQLSNWSQRALPGFAALGGMLVPALIYIAVNWGNGETLGGWAIPAATDIAFALGVLSLLGKRVPISLKIFLSALAILDDLGAVLIIALFYTSGLSVSMLLASLAVIVFLVMLNRCGVTRLSPYLIAGGLLWFFMLQSGIHATLAGVILALCIPMRAASSERKSPLIYLEGKLHPWVAFAVVPIFGFANAGVSLAGISPNNLIDPVPLGVTLGLLLGKQIGVFGLAALAIRAGLAKLPEQCNWSQLYGVALLCGIGFTMSLFIGALAFPDNPHLVDEVKVGVLMGSILSAVLGVAVLLKVKH; encoded by the coding sequence ATGAGCTTGAAATCTTCACGTCCGGATAAACCCCACGGCCATCGGGAATCACCCGCCACGCGTGCTTTTTTCTCCCGATTCCTGGCCGCGGAATCAGCGGGTGGCCTGATACTCATGGCCGTTGCTTTGATAGCACTCCTCGTCGCCAACTCCCCGTTGGCAGGCATTTACTTCTCGTCACTGCACGTAAAAGTCGTTGGCCTCTCGATTGAGCACTGGATCAATGATGGTCTGATGGCGGTGTTTTTCATGCTGGTGGGGTTGGAGATCAAGCGTGAAATGTTGGTCGGCCAGTTATCGAACTGGAGCCAGCGCGCTCTTCCAGGGTTCGCCGCGCTAGGCGGTATGCTGGTACCTGCTTTGATCTATATTGCGGTCAACTGGGGTAATGGCGAAACCTTGGGGGGATGGGCTATTCCGGCTGCGACCGATATTGCGTTTGCCTTGGGCGTACTGTCGCTGCTCGGTAAACGTGTGCCCATCTCGTTGAAAATCTTTCTGTCTGCGCTGGCGATTCTTGATGACCTGGGTGCCGTGCTCATCATCGCGCTGTTTTACACCAGCGGCTTGTCCGTCAGCATGCTACTGGCCTCACTGGCCGTTATTGTGTTCCTGGTCATGCTTAACCGATGCGGTGTGACCAGGCTTTCGCCTTACCTGATAGCGGGCGGTCTGCTGTGGTTCTTTATGCTTCAGTCGGGTATCCACGCGACCTTGGCCGGTGTCATTCTCGCACTGTGCATTCCGATGCGGGCGGCGAGCAGCGAGCGCAAATCGCCGCTCATCTACCTGGAAGGAAAGCTGCACCCGTGGGTCGCTTTCGCCGTTGTGCCCATCTTCGGTTTTGCCAATGCGGGTGTGTCTCTTGCTGGTATCTCGCCCAATAACCTGATCGACCCGGTACCTCTGGGGGTAACGCTTGGGCTATTGCTAGGCAAGCAAATTGGTGTGTTTGGTTTGGCTGCGCTGGCGATTCGCGCAGGGCTGGCCAAGCTGCCTGAGCAATGTAATTGGTCTCAGCTGTACGGTGTAGCGCTGCTGTGCGGCATTGGTTTCACTATGAGTCTGTTCATCGGGGCGCTCGCCTTCCCGGATAACCCGCATTTGGTCGATGAGGTGAAAGTTGGAGTGCTTATGGGTTCTATTCTTTCCGCTGTCCTCGGTGTTGCTGTTCTTTTGAAGGTTAAACATTAA